GTTTCTGCGGCAGTACATGCGATCTCTTCTGTAGTGTCAAGGAGACTTTCCATGGGCATCTCATTGGAAAATACTATGCATTCGCGTACTCCAAGTAGGGATCGCTATTGATTATACTGCCTATATAATAAAGTCATGGCAGAACTTATTAGTAAAACCAATGCTCGAGCCAATGTCGATCGTCAAGAATGCGGTCCCTAGAAAAATTTGTGCAGCAGGGCGATCGGCTTAAGTTTAATCGGAAGTCCTTGTTTTTGTCCATTCTCTCATCGCTAATCTCTATCCATCTGCGATCGCTAAACCCAACATAATCACGATCCTAATAATGATATATTTTACACCATGTCTGCCTCCCTCAACTCTCGCCAAGCTCAAATCCTCATCATTGATGATTCTCTTAATAATCTTCACGTCCTTTGTGCAACTTTAAAACAAGCGGGATATAAAACCCGTGGAGTGAAAAATAGTAAGATGGCACTGATTAGCATTCAAGCAGCTCTGCCCGATTTAATCTTACTTGATATTAAAATGCCGGGCATCGATGGTTATGAAGTCTGCCGTCGTTTAAAAGCAAATCCAGATATTTGTAATATTCCTGTTATTTTTATCAGCGCGTTAGACCAACCAATCGATCTGGTCAAAGCATTTGAGGTAGGTGGGTGCGATTATATCACGAAACCTTTTCAGATTGAAGAAGTCTTGGTCAGAGTCAAACACCAACTGACGATTCGCGATCTAGAGAAACAGCTAACCGATCGCAATCACCAGTTACAGCATGAAATTGAACAACAACAAATTGCTCAAAAAGCATTACAAGAATCTAATAAAAAATTCACCAAAGTTTTTTTGCTAAGCCCGAATGCAATGGCAATTACCGAATATCCAAAATGCACATTCCTTGAGGTAAATCAAGCTTTTTTGGAAATGACAGGATATGCAAATTCTGAGGTTTTAGGTAAAGATCCATACTCTCTTAACTTATTTGTTAATCTATCCCAAGCTCAGGCAATTTCGGACTTGCTCAAAACTCATAAAAAAGTACAAAATCGCGATATAATCATTCAAACTAAAACAGCAGAAGAACGAGTCATTTTGCTGTCAGCAGAACTAATTTATTTGCAAGATAAATTATATTCACTTTGCGTATTTAATGACATTACAGAACGCCAAAAAATTGAACGAGAGAGGAATGCTATTTTAAACGAACTACAAGAACGAGTTCAACTTGAAAAAGTTACTCGACAGGTTGTAGAGAGAATGCGTCGTACTCTCGATCTCGAACAAATTTTTCGTAGTATTACTGAAGATATTCGGCAAACTCTAAGATGCGATCGCGTTGGGATTTTCCGTTTCAAGGAAGATTGGAGCGGAGAATTTGTTGCCGAATCTGTCGGGAAAGGTTGGCTCTCAATCTTAAATTGTGATGAGACAATCAAACAGCCTCTCGAGAGCGATCGCTGCTATATCAATCTCTATACCCAAGAACAGCAAACCCTCCTGGACACCTATTTGCAAGAAACCCAAGGAGGACGCTACCACAATAGTACCCCTTATATGTGTGTTAGCAATATCGAACAGTCCGGGTTCGATCCTTGCTATGTCGATCTGCTCCGTCAGTTTCAAGCAAAAGCCTATCTTACCGTTCCCCTCTTTACCGATCGGCAGCTTTGGGGACTGTTAGCTTGTTATCAAAATGATGGCCCTCGCCTATGGAAAGACACAGAAATTAATTTTCTCGTCGAAATTGGCGAACAACTTGGAGTTGCTCTCAACCAAGCTCAATTACTCGAAAAAGCCAGACAGCAATCGGAAGAACTCAATCGTACCATTCACCTGGCTGAAGCGGCCAACCAAACCAAAAGTGACTTTCTCGCAAAAATGACCCACGAGTTGCGAACCCCTCTCAATGCAATTCTCGGCTTCACCCAAATTTTGCAACAAGATGTAACTTTGGCTAATAGCACCCAAGAACACTTGAGTATTATTCATAATAGCGGCGAGCATCTGCTCGGACTAATTAATGATGTTTTAGAAATGGCCAAACTAGAATCAGGCAGTACTCGACTGAATAATAACCCGTTCGATCTCCATAAGTTTTTAAACGACCTCGGGATGACTATTCGATTGCAAGCGATCGCCAAAGGACTGTGCTTTCAAATCAATATCGATAGCCAAGTGCCT
The nucleotide sequence above comes from Roseofilum casamattae BLCC-M143. Encoded proteins:
- a CDS encoding response regulator, encoding MSASLNSRQAQILIIDDSLNNLHVLCATLKQAGYKTRGVKNSKMALISIQAALPDLILLDIKMPGIDGYEVCRRLKANPDICNIPVIFISALDQPIDLVKAFEVGGCDYITKPFQIEEVLVRVKHQLTIRDLEKQLTDRNHQLQHEIEQQQIAQKALQESNKKFTKVFLLSPNAMAITEYPKCTFLEVNQAFLEMTGYANSEVLGKDPYSLNLFVNLSQAQAISDLLKTHKKVQNRDIIIQTKTAEERVILLSAELIYLQDKLYSLCVFNDITERQKIERERNAILNELQERVQLEKVTRQVVERMRRTLDLEQIFRSITEDIRQTLRCDRVGIFRFKEDWSGEFVAESVGKGWLSILNCDETIKQPLESDRCYINLYTQEQQTLLDTYLQETQGGRYHNSTPYMCVSNIEQSGFDPCYVDLLRQFQAKAYLTVPLFTDRQLWGLLACYQNDGPRLWKDTEINFLVEIGEQLGVALNQAQLLEKARQQSEELNRTIHLAEAANQTKSDFLAKMTHELRTPLNAILGFTQILQQDVTLANSTQEHLSIIHNSGEHLLGLINDVLEMAKLESGSTRLNNNPFDLHKFLNDLGMTIRLQAIAKGLCFQINIDSQVPQWIEADEIKLRQVLLNLLDNSLKFTESGTIYLRVSYPSSLRFEVEDTGSGISTETLSTLFSPFSNAPSQEGTGLGLALSQRFINLMGGQIQVQTEVGEGSCFTFELPIESINSQIQSTSEHQHPSYRILAIGEHGAEHNYIVHLLQLMGFEVREATGEEEVMALWESWFPHLMLIDISISTMDSWAIAQQIRATPQGRHAVIIATIPESFDAFINLMEWDDWIDYPINEAIFIEKIARCLQIPYSSDRKSDGSHYSKATNGYLSPSSSTSLSALDPYWRLRRTTDLEQLKDHLNQMPLDWTKQLYQAACRGSDLTILQLIASIPEQFQNLSDRLAGWANDFQFEQIISLIEPIEISQD